The window TTTAGAGAGGTGATTAAGGGTATATATCGGGAAGATGTAAGATAAAATGAAAACCGGAGTTTTGCTTGAAAATAAAGCCAAAAACTAGAAATGTTTTGGCTTTGAATGTTCGGTAAATAAATTATACTTTTAAAACAacacaaaaaataaatttattgaagTGTTTGATGAAGTGAAGATAAAGTTTGATGGTGTAAATGAAATTAAAGAGTCTATTTATTTACCAAAATATCATAATCATTTTTGAAATATCAGAAGGAGATCAATTAATAAAATTCAATTAAATCTgagtattgtttttttttttaaaagtagaATTGAGTGTTAAAAAGACTTATTTTTTTGAAATGCaaggaaatataatttttttaaaaaaaaaattacaagagATCACACACACTGATGAAGTCATTCATAcccatataaaaatttattgtttGCTTCTATATTCCATTTGGAGCTGAAGCTCTGAAAGAGGAGTAAGGATATCTTAAACCCCCCACCCTCCACCAATTTATTGCCACTTTCTTCGCTTTGTTTCTCTTTTTTATCTTAACTTTCATGCATGGCTTTCTCCTCCCTGATGTAGTTTGTGACAGATAGACAtttgatataaatatatgtatatttttttatatttacttCAACTTTCAACTACCCTAAAGCTACTATTACTACAAGTAAGAGTAGCTTAAAAAAAGAGAGTCTCTTCCTTGATTGCTAGCTGAACTgatctttttctttctttttgttatTCTTTTTCATATACTTTTTCTTCAGCTAGATCTTGTTCGGCTCTGGAGCTCCGACAAATTCTTGAATCTTTGTTTCTCTCCAGCTGTTCAAGattcaagaaattgaatcagTCGTCTCCTTTGAGCTTGAAGTTCATGTTTCTTGATTTGAGCTTGCTGGTTATAAGTTTGGGATTGGAGAAACTGGATTAACCCCTCTTCTGGTTTGACTTCGATTCATGTTCTTGATTTGATCTTTTGCATTTTCTGTGCTGTTTCATTAGCACATATGTCAGGATTTTGAAGTTTTCAACTTTTCTTGATTTGTTTGTGATCCCTTTTTCTCCTTTGTTTCTGTCAAATTTCAACTCAATTATGGAGGAACTGAAGTATATCTGCAAATTCTGCAACAAAAGTTTCCCCTGTGGCAGATCCTTAGGTGGCCACATGAGGTCTCATTTGATCAATGTTTCATCCGATCAAGCTCAGAAAAATGATCGCAAGTTGCAAAAGAAGAAACTCCCACCTCATACAAATGGCAAAGGCAATGCTAAAATCGATGAGATTATGGTATTCGGAAGCCGAGTTGGTTCGGACAAGacaagaaaattctcaaagtcGATTAAAAAAGTTAATACTTTGCTTCAAAGAAAGCTCTGTAAAGAATGTGGCATAAGTTTCCAATCTTGGAAGGCTTTGTTTGGCCACATGAAATCTCACTCTCTCAGTGGAAGGATTGAAAATAGCTTGGAAGGAGATTCTCGGGACAGTTTCGATGATCATCGGAAAATGAACATGGATAACTGTTCAGATAACGAAGCGGCGACTCCCTTTAGCAAGAAAAAGAGATCAGAGAGATTGAAAAGGTGCACATATACTGCAAATTCATCTTCTTTAACAAATTTTTCATCGTACGTTTCTGATATCGATCAGCGAGAACAAGAAGCGGTAGCTTTGAGTTTGATCATGCTTTCAAAGGATGTAAGGAAATGGGATGGTATGCATTCTTCTGATTCTTCTGATAATAATTCTGAGCTTTTAGAAGCTAAGAATATAAGTAAAATCGTGGACAAAAACTTGAAAAATGGTGAGTTCTTGAGGTTCAAGGAACTCAAAAATGGGAAGATATATTCTGTAGTCGTGGATTCTGAGGTTAAAACTCCATATTCAAGAAATGGGCACAAAAAAAGAACTGAATTTCGTGCAGATGAAAATTTTAAGAAGTCGAAGTATGTCGACATTGGATGCAACACATCCGACGTTAGCTCCCCAAAGAATTTGATCAAGAAAAGTGAATTTGATCTGCTTGAAGAACAAGATTTCAAGAAGAACAACAAGAGGAAATTTACTGACTCAAGTGATTCTGACTCGACTTTGCCTGTGGAAAACTTCAAATTCCCATTATCCTACAGCCCATTCGACTCGGAAGATTTCAAGAAAAACAGCAAATTTTTGTGCACGATTTGTAAAAGAGCTTTCCCTTCTTACCAAGCTCTTGGGGGTCACAGAGCTagccataaaaatttcaaagcCTGCTGTGCTCCAAGAAATGAAAACACAGAAAATTCACCCATTCAAAGTGATAAGAACACGGAAGATAAACGTGATTTTGCAGCAAAAGCTGCATCAGAAGTTGGATTCAAGAAAGGTAAAGATCATGAATGCTCAATTTGCTTCAAGATTTTCTCGTCAGGCCAAGCTTTAGGTGGGCACAAAAGATCACACTTGATTAGTCATCAAACCAAAAGCAATCATCCATCTACAGCTCCTCAGAAACCAATACCCGAAATACGAGACTTTCTTGATCTCAACATGCCTGCTCCTGTCGATGAAGGGTACAGTGACTTCAAATCTTGGTGGATAGGGATCAGCCATGAACAAGAGCACGATCACAGTCACAAGAACGAGCACGAGCCGTTGCTCGGCTTCATCTCCAGCTGATGATAGTCTTGGTTTGCTTACCATTTACTAATTCACCAATACATTGATTCTTTACTGAAAATTCAAGTGTTCTGTGGTCTATTAGCAAATAAAGTTGCATCAGTTTTTACCAAAAAGTTTCCCATCAACCATTTTCTTGAGCCATATCTTCCACTTGTTTTTACCATTTCTAGATTATGTAACACTTGATCATtactatattcttgttcttacttgaaaatgatattaatCATTCATTTAATTGTAATTTCTATTTCATCTATACATCATCCACAAATTAAAGTCCTCGGCTGTAATTATCTTGACTTGGCAATGAATGAAGTATTGAAAATTGAACTTGCTATTTAAGTATATACACATGAAGTCATTACCATGTGGGGTCTTTTTATATTGTACACGTATACAAAGTTCACTAGTGAACCAAAGGTGGTGGGCTGGTCACCTACCATTTAAAATGATCATCCATCCCATTTCCCTTTCATTATAtagtcacacacacacacatatatatatatattaattacatATACGAAATTTGTATGTTTTCAcgtgtttattttaaataatttacacTTCTTTAATTTGTTTTTTGTTATTTGTCTTCTTATCTTAAGTTTTTAGTAAatacaaatattttctcatcatAATTAGTACCAATGGTGTACTTTCTTGATCATAAATGAAATGTTAATGATACACTTTATAGATCTCTTAAACttctaaatattatatatgAAAATAACTATTTTCTTCCTAATCTAGGTGATCGAGCTTTTTCAGCACAATAATTTATAACAATTGAATGAATatcttcaaataaaatattattgcaAGTGTACATGTCAAGTTTTAATAACAAGTACGGATATTGTCCGACAGAAATTGATATATGACAAATCTATCTCAAGAACAATACTTTAGTTTACTTTAACAAAAAGTTGAATGAATTAATAAACTAAatagaaattaaaataaaataaaatataaaacaaacgtaatataaataatttaaattataattataaattaaaaacagTCAAAATCTCGGTTAATGCATATACCCTTTAAACTTCTGTAATGATTGAGTTTCAATTCTTAATCAATACTTTTGATGTTCATTATTTTATCAATATGTTATGTCGAGTTATATTGAACTATTCAACGACGTACAATAACCAAGTGTCCTTTtgttatttaataattgcaGTCGCATCAATGAATGACAAAATTATCTAGTTTTTGTTTTTCATTCTATGACTATCAACATCTATTCAATCTCATATGTTGCTCGGATCGGTTGGTGTTTAGAGAGAGTGAATGAATACCTAGTAAAATTTTCGGTATTATTGGTTTAAATTAACAGAACACATTCACTTAGTCAGCAAGGTAAAAT is drawn from Primulina eburnea isolate SZY01 chromosome 10, ASM2296580v1, whole genome shotgun sequence and contains these coding sequences:
- the LOC140803901 gene encoding uncharacterized protein → MEELKYICKFCNKSFPCGRSLGGHMRSHLINVSSDQAQKNDRKLQKKKLPPHTNGKGNAKIDEIMVFGSRVGSDKTRKFSKSIKKVNTLLQRKLCKECGISFQSWKALFGHMKSHSLSGRIENSLEGDSRDSFDDHRKMNMDNCSDNEAATPFSKKKRSERLKRCTYTANSSSLTNFSSYVSDIDQREQEAVALSLIMLSKDVRKWDGMHSSDSSDNNSELLEAKNISKIVDKNLKNGEFLRFKELKNGKIYSVVVDSEVKTPYSRNGHKKRTEFRADENFKKSKYVDIGCNTSDVSSPKNLIKKSEFDLLEEQDFKKNNKRKFTDSSDSDSTLPVENFKFPLSYSPFDSEDFKKNSKFLCTICKRAFPSYQALGGHRASHKNFKACCAPRNENTENSPIQSDKNTEDKRDFAAKAASEVGFKKGKDHECSICFKIFSSGQALGGHKRSHLISHQTKSNHPSTAPQKPIPEIRDFLDLNMPAPVDEGYSDFKSWWIGISHEQEHDHSHKNEHEPLLGFISS